In Gracilinanus agilis isolate LMUSP501 chromosome 1, AgileGrace, whole genome shotgun sequence, the sequence TTTGGAAAATTCTTGTTTGGTTTGGAAGTTTTGCAGACAGAAATCCTGATGTGTCCTATTATTTGTCATTAATACATTAAGTGGTATTGAACATTTAACCAATGGTGACAgaaataagacaaaacaaaacccccTATATGTGAGGGGGAGAAATCTCAGTTCAAATGTATATATTAAGCTGAATTCTGAACGGACTCTGTTTAACAACCTCTTTTTAACACACTGTCAAGATGAAAGATGATTTTTCACATTCTGATAAAAGTCTGGGTTTAGGTTTTGAATCAAGGAGATGGGCTTATTTATTCTGGTTACGGACTTCAGAGTCAACTGCCCTTCTCCCATGTGAAATTTCCCTTAGAAATTTCACTGTAGGAGATGAATTTGTAACCCATTTCTCATATTACCTacacacagaaaaacaaaatttgataGCTCAGAGTTTACAGGATGAGGGGGTCTCCCATAACCGGGAATTTATTGGGAAACATTCCCTTCCTGGACAGGGAATTCTTAGCcagaatattttccccaaaacatgTTCCCTCCACTCCCCTCAAGTCTAAGTCttcctacctccccctttccagtcTTTCCTGTGTTTGATGACCTAATAGCATTTTTCCCTCTGCATACTTTGGCACAGTCGCATGGTCTGGCTGCTTGAGTGTGTCTGAGTCCACCGAAATTCCTGCATGTTCACCCAAGATTAAGATGTGGGTCGCGTGTGTCTCTTGCTGGATATGTATTCTTTTGTGTTCTTTCTCCTTAAAGAAATCTCTATGTGCAACGTGTCTTGGAGGGAGGTGGTGAGGAGGGAGGGGGCAGATGTGAGGAACTGTTAGACTTGCACGTTTCCAATTGCATTACGTGAACAAATAGCATAGGAACAGCCCTGCCAAGAAGCGCTTGTGTAACTTTGCAAATGTGCCAGAAAGTTTAAAATCTCgcatccctcctccttccttcactccAGACACCAGCAAAAGCAGGACGACGATGTGAGGCTGCCGGCTCGTTATTGCTTCTGCTTCTCTCCCCATCATTCTTCTATAAACACTAGGAAAGGGGGAAACGGGGTAAGACGCCACATCCGCGCgttgtctgttttattttttacggTCTACACTCCAGTTTTGGCGTTCCGAGGTAGCTATTGAAATACGTCGGTAAATGGTTTTTCCTTCCCACACAAgtgattttttccctcccttttttaaaaaaaatttttttctttaagcaacGCTAGTCCTGTCTGTGGAGATTAAAGAAGAAAGATGCGTTTCCCTTCACCCGCAGTTTTTCTTGTTCGGTTGCATCTTTGCGTACACTTGGGCTGTGTTTTTCAAGTGGCCTGCCAGCAGCCCCGACGAGACCCTCCTCCCCCAGCCTTCTGGAGGCAAAAGATTCAGTGGGAGAACAATGGGCAGGTGTTCAGCCTCCTGAGCCTCGGCTCTGAGTATCAGCCTCCACGCCGGAGGGACTCGGCCACCCATTCCTCCGCCAcatcctcagcttcctcctcGCTTCCCCAGACGCCAGTCCTGTTGCTCAGAAACAACAGCACTTCTCCACGCTCTCGTCCACAGCCGTCTGTAGGCGCCCAGGTCCACGACAGCACAAACAGCAGGAGGCAGCCAGAGGCGAGGCACTGGTTCCAGGCTGGTTACCAGCCGTCTGGCCAGAGGTACCAGGGCGGATCCTCGGAGTCCACTTCCTCAGCCgctgccaccaccaccatcaccagcAACCCCGGGGGCCGAACTCGGGGCTCCATCCCTGCGGCCAGGGATGGCAGTCGGACTCCTGCCAGTAGCCGCCCCACCCTGAGCAACCTCAGAGCTCCTAGCCGAATAGATGGCATGATGAGCGATGACCCTTACAACCCTTACAAGTACTCAGACGACAATCCCTATTACAACTACTATGACACTTACGAGAGGCCACGTCCGGGAAGCAGGAACAGACCTGGCTACGGCACTGGATACTTCCAATATGGTAAGTGACAATCACAAATAACCTGACGTGCAAAAAGTTCGAGATAACATccctaacaaaacaaacacattaCAAACAGCCGGCCAGCTGCGGCTCTCAGGTGAGGAAGCCCGAAGACCAGATACAGCCAGAACCCTGACACAGCACCCATCCCTTTCAGTCTCCCTGACTGACCCTCACAAAAGAAAGCCACAGAATCACTTGCAAACATTCCCCTCTTATTTGTCTTCTCTTATCCTGCATTCTCCCTGTCTCTAACTCTTCTCAATCCTGGCAGTTTTCGTAGAAAGGATCCAATtcaggaagggaagggtttggagaaaagaatgaataataaggaTAGATGAGAAGTCGGGTTAGTCACAGGGTTCCAAGGCGTTAGTTGGTTTCTGATTATTCTTGGCGGACTTATAGGTCTCCCAGACCTGGTGCCAGATCCCTACTACATTCAGGCGTCCACGTACGTGCAGAGGATGTCCATGTACAACTTGAGATGTGCTGCAGAGGAAAACTGCCTTGCCAGGTAGGGGCCCTGGTCTTCTCCCGACCCTAAATCGGGCTATCTCTGAGctgttcctctcctcctcttgcCCATGGCAGCTGGGACCCTGAAGAGGTGGGAAATGGGAGGTGGAAGAGGACAAGACAAATTGGGGATGCTGAGATGGAAGAGAGTACTTTTTTGTGGGCCCTTGCTCTTGATCTTTCCAGCTGTTGTGCAGAAGAGGAAGAGTGTGGCTTGGATTACTTCCTCCTTTATCTTTGGAATCTCAGGCGTATGTTCAAATTTCAAAAGCAATGGGGTCCTGTCGACatgattaaagaaaaagacattgtACTTGACCTGATAAACGATCCCAAACACTACTGTGGGAAGCAACCATTCCCGGTAAAATTGAGTAAGACATCTATAATTTgaccctccccccaccaaaaaaaatgtaattatagaGCATGTTAATGACCTCTTAGAAGACTGAAAAGTATGTTTGCTACTGTGGTCTTATTCACTTGGCAAAGGTTGCTTTTCCTACTTTTGGTTGCAGCTGTAATTAACATGTTCTTGTTTTCAACAATCCTTGAAGCTCTGCTTTTTCAACTGCATTAAAAATAAAGGCCCCTTCTCTTGGAGAATAGGATTTGTTAGGTTTTGATATTGAAGAGCCAGGAGAGGGAGCCCAAGTTGCTTTGGAAGGtgccatcaaaaaaaaaaaaaaaagttaacgtTTAGAAGAAATTCCTTGGCATTTCATACTCCAAGACTAACCCAAAAATGTATTTGGAGTTATAACTGTGTAAAAGTAGGCCAAGCATTAGGAAGTTTAAAAATATGCCTATTCAACCAGCAGAGGGCAACCATTTTGTTTGTATTTcagaaaaaggatagaaatttaatttaaatttggagtatatttacacataaaaacaaatctttcaGTCACTTTATATATcccataattcttatttttactgGATGTGtaatttcatttcaaaaataaaggGAGATCCTGGAGAAGAAGTTCCTCTACAATTCAGGAAAGTACCCAGAGCTACTTAGAGGTTGTGTCTCATCCAAGATCCCACAGCCAGtgtgtgtcagaagtgggattctGTATTCTAGACTGGAAAATATTTCTCTCTGCTGATCCATACTGCTTCTCTAATTACTATTCCTTGTAGTCATAAGTATTTGGGGTTGCTGGGCCCCTTGTCTCTTATGTTTGTTTATTCTCTTGCTTTGGCTGTTTTTGGCCTTCCTGTTAGGCTTTCTCACTTCtaccaaaggaaaagaaggaaaaagaaatgatccTTTAGCAGTACTTGAATGTATTTTACAATATTGTGTTAACAGGAGTGGTCTCTCATAGACTGAATAAATTTAAGTAGCATTTATTGAATTAACTAGCTTTGTAAATTGAACTTTATTTTAATGACACAGAGATTTAGATTCAGTATCTAAATAATAGCACTTGAGTCCTAGATGTGTCACAAGTTTTGTGACCATTGGCAAGATCTTAACTTATCTGAGACTAATTATGCTTACCCCACCCACTTCATAGTTTTCTTGAGAGAATTGTTCTATAAATAATAAAGTATCACATGAATGGGAGCCTCTATTAAGCATTCATTTATCCAATACTAGGAAATAGCATGAGTTAGTGATAGACTTAACATCAGGAagaacaggatttgaatccagactttTGACCCTTACCAGATATGTGACCTTCTATTTGCCTTGGATAATTTCCTAAGACTTATCTCCTAAATCAGAGCGGTGTTACcatctagatctgaaaaataCTAAGATAAGATTCCTTTTTTACCTTTGGGATTTGTGATAATTCCTTGCCTAAATTTCAGTagttgattttattctttttaattgatacatattacacataaaattggggggggggttcagTTGACCGTTTATCTATCTggcttttaattaattaatttatattcatttcatatatttatttcactgtaagaaaggaagggagaggggtgAGCAAGAAAGTCATCGTAACTATATCATGACTATTTCTTTCCACAATTACAGTTCAGCATACAGGTCAGATGTCAGAGACTATGATAACCGGGTGCTGCTAAGATTTCCCCAACGAGTGAAAAATCAAGGCACATCAGATTTTTTACCAAGTCGACCAAGATATTCATGGGAGTGGCACAGCTGTCACCAGTGAGTGTGATGATTATTTGTGTAGTCCTCAAGACTGACTTTCTCTAGCCATTTTCACTTGGTACTTGTTATGATGAATTGTCAGCTTTCTAATACAATGGGAGATGATACTTACTGTAATTATTAGTCACTTCTTCCCAAGTCATTTGGGGAAAAGGAAGTAATATGCCTTGTCTAAATATTATTAAACTAGTTTTCCTTAGTGCTTGTTTAATGTTCGAAATTGGACATTAGTATGTCTTGAATTGAAAGCCTTGTCCTCTAAAAAGGAGTTCTATTCCCAAAATGACACTTGTAAGAGAAAGGACATTTCTATTGGAGTAAAGGCTGTATAAGTATGATATTTTTGTAAAACTAACTTTGGAGGTTAACATTGTGCTATAAAAGATAATTTtactaggtttgaatctggcctcagacacttcctagctgtgtgaccctgggcatgtcacttaacccccactgtctaacccttttcactcttctgccttggaagcaatacacagtattgattctaagatggaaggtaagggtttaaaaaaaaagatgattttaaatatcCTTCAAAGtccaataaaaatcatataatcaaaaaactagaagaaatcttGAAAGATTACCTAGTCTAGGCCCCTTTTAAAAGGACTGCATCAAAATCGTACTGAATAGATTCTAGCCAATcctatttttttagaatttttttttaatttttattttgaatattttcccatagttacatgtttcatgttctttccctctcccccaacccccttaactccccttagctgacgcacaattccactgggttttacatgtatcattgatcaagacctaattccatattattgataattggactagagttatcctttagtgtctatatccccaataatatccccatcaacccatgtgttcaagcagttgtttttcttctgtgtttccactcctgcagttcttcctctgaatgtgggtagtgttcttttccataaatccctcagaattgtcctgggtcattgcattgttaccagtacagaagttcattacattcgattttaccacagtgtatcagtctctgtgtacaatattcttctggctctgctcctttcactctgcatcaattcctggaggtctttccagttcacatggaattcctccagtttattattcctttgagcacaatagttagtattccatcaccaatagataccacaatttgttcagccattccccaattgaaggacattctctcattttccaattttttgccaccacaaagagcgtggctataaatatttttgtacaagtctttttccttattatctctttggagtataaaccaagcagtgctataggCAATCCTATTTTTAAAGATCTCTAAGAGTGATTATTCCATAACCTTCCTTGGTATTTTTTTTGCAATTAAAAATCCACTTTTGTGTTCTCTCCATACCTGGGAGAGAAAGCAGCTGCTTAATATCTTGTTAAAAGGTTCCTTAATTTCTTAGGAAGTTGCAACTAAATTCCATTTTTCCCCACAAAAATAGATTCCCTTACTACATCAAAATGGACATTGGCCATGTGCCACAAAATTGTTATAAAAACTATGCTGTACATATTTTTAACATCAATGGGAgataaaaacattttctctttcctctctttattaatgaattaaaatacaagttttcaataaaatacacataaataGCCAGTATGGGGTAGCAGATAGAGAACTAGCCTTGCACTCAAGAGGTCTTTGGATGATTTATCCTTCCTTAGATAGATATGCCCATGTGCATCTATATTTT encodes:
- the LOX gene encoding protein-lysine 6-oxidase isoform X4 is translated as MRFPSPAVFLVRLHLCVHLGCVFQVACQQPRRDPPPPAFWRQKIQWENNGQVFSLLSLGSEYQPPRRRDSATHSSTPVLLLRNNSTSPRSRPQPSVGAQVHDSTNSRRQPEARHWFQAGYQPSGQSNPGGRTRGSIPAARDGSRTPASSRPTLSNLRAPSRIDGMMSDDPYNPYKYSDDNPYYNYYDTYERPRPGSRNRPGYGTGYFQYGLPDLVPDPYYIQASTYVQRMSMYNLRCAAEENCLASSAYRSDVRDYDNRVLLRFPQRVKNQGTSDFLPSRPRYSWEWHSCHQHYHSMDEFSHYDLLDASTQRRVAEGHKASFCLEDTSCDYGYYRRYACTAHTQGLSPGCYDTYNADIDCQWIDITDVKPGNYILKVSVNPSYLVPESDYSNNVVRCDIRYTGHHAYASGCTISP
- the LOX gene encoding protein-lysine 6-oxidase isoform X1; translated protein: MRFPSPAVFLVRLHLCVHLGCVFQVACQQPRRDPPPPAFWRQKIQWENNGQVFSLLSLGSEYQPPRRRDSATHSSATSSASSSLPQTPVLLLRNNSTSPRSRPQPSVGAQVHDSTNSRRQPEARHWFQAGYQPSGQRYQGGSSESTSSAAATTTITSNPGGRTRGSIPAARDGSRTPASSRPTLSNLRAPSRIDGMMSDDPYNPYKYSDDNPYYNYYDTYERPRPGSRNRPGYGTGYFQYGLPDLVPDPYYIQASTYVQRMSMYNLRCAAEENCLASSAYRSDVRDYDNRVLLRFPQRVKNQGTSDFLPSRPRYSWEWHSCHQHYHSMDEFSHYDLLDASTQRRVAEGHKASFCLEDTSCDYGYYRRYACTAHTQGLSPGCYDTYNADIDCQWIDITDVKPGNYILKVSVNPSYLVPESDYSNNVVRCDIRYTGHHAYASGCTISPY
- the LOX gene encoding protein-lysine 6-oxidase isoform X3, coding for MRFPSPAVFLVRLHLCVHLGCVFQVACQQPRRDPPPPAFWRQKIQWENNGQVFSLLSLGSEYQPPRRRDSATHSSATSSASSSLPQTPVLLLRNNSTSPRSRPQPSVGAQVHDSTNSRRQPEARHWFQAGYQPSGQRYQGGSSEDGSRTPASSRPTLSNLRAPSRIDGMMSDDPYNPYKYSDDNPYYNYYDTYERPRPGSRNRPGYGTGYFQYGLPDLVPDPYYIQASTYVQRMSMYNLRCAAEENCLASSAYRSDVRDYDNRVLLRFPQRVKNQGTSDFLPSRPRYSWEWHSCHQHYHSMDEFSHYDLLDASTQRRVAEGHKASFCLEDTSCDYGYYRRYACTAHTQGLSPGCYDTYNADIDCQWIDITDVKPGNYILKVSVNPSYLVPESDYSNNVVRCDIRYTGHHAYASGCTISP
- the LOX gene encoding protein-lysine 6-oxidase isoform X2 produces the protein MRFPSPAVFLVRLHLCVHLGCVFQVACQQPRRDPPPPAFWRQKIQWENNGQVFSLLSLGSEYQPPRRRDSATHSSATSSASSSLPQTPVLLLRNNSTSPRSRPQPSVGAQVHDSTNSRRQPEARHWFQAGYQPSGQRYQGGSSESTSSAAATTTITSNPGGRTRGSIPAARDGSRTPASSRPTLSNLRAPSRIDGMMSDDPYNPYKYSDDNPYYNYYDTYERPRPGSRNRPGYGTGYFQYGLPDLVPDPYYIQASTYVQRMSMYNLRCAAEENCLASSAYRSDVRDYDNRVLLRFPQRVKNQGTSDFLPSRPRYSWEWHSCHQHYHSMDEFSHYDLLDASTQRRVAEGHKASFCLEDTSCDYGYYRRYACTAHTQGLSPGCYDTYNADIDCQWIDITDVKPGNYILKVSVNPSYLVPESDYSNNVVRCDIRYTGHHAYASGCTISP